The following is a genomic window from Antechinus flavipes isolate AdamAnt ecotype Samford, QLD, Australia chromosome 3, AdamAnt_v2, whole genome shotgun sequence.
GGGTACTTTCAGGAATGTTAGCAGAACAGATTTCAGGAAAGAGGAAGCATATTATATAGTGAAAAGAGTCCAAGACTGGCATTCAGGATAACAGAGTTCCACTTTTgattcagtcaattaacaagcacTCATTATATTCTTAATAAGTGCCAggcaaaataatgataatattaatttagcccctcctacctttccagtcttttattTTGATCCAGTGACAAAGATCTCCTGGTTGTTCCATGAATAAGACACTCTCTTTCAGTTTGGGTTATTCTCTCTggttgtcccccatgcctggaacattttccttcctctactactactaaattcctttaaaactcatctcccctctcttcccttccccttccccttcccccccccctccactgGAAACCTTCCACAATTCCTCTTAATCCCAGTGCCTTatctctgttaattatctcctatttagtCTATTTTGTATCtacttgtttgcatattgtttcactttttaaattgtaagttctttgaCAAAAAGGAgacttgtcttttgcctctttctgtatcctaagattagcacagtgcccagcagcCACAAGatgactaataaatgtttattgactgattgggAATAGAGAGATTAAAAGTGAAACTtcttgacctcaaagagcttccattccaTTAATTATATGTGAGACCTTCAGCAAATCATTAAACTTTTCTAAGTTTGTTTATctaatcagtaaaatgagaggggtGAGCTAGAATGATTTTCAAGATCTCTCTTAGGTATAATAACTCAACATAATATTGCCATAGGTTGATATCCTCATTGATATAGTTGCTAGCCATAATCAAGGAAGGTCGTCTTTGATCACCATTTCTCAGAGACTTTCACTGATCTTCTGCAATGAACTAGACCTTTCTGCATTAGAGTCACTTTCCTGTTTCTACCTCATCTTTCTACCTGTGCCCAGAAGATCCTGGAAAACTGGCTGACAGAAGAACCAGAAGGAATATCATCAAAGAACAAAATCTTTCTGCAGCTCAGACAGATTGCTGTGTTTTTAGTTACCAGCAGATCTCACTTGCTCGCTTCTCTTTCTCGAGTGAGGGTGAATATCCCAAATGTGCTGGCTGTTAGGGGTTTCAAGCACATTTTCTTCCAGGTTCCCCTGTCAATCGCAGCTTTTCCCAAGCCATCAAGGCTAGGCACACTCGCTCAGCAGGAAGCAGAGCAGTCCCAGCAGGTGGCTGATTATGGTTTCATGTCACTTTGATTCCATGATAACTGGCTCAGTATAAAAttgtttttggggaaaaaaggcagggagttcatttttttcctccctaatcTAGCTGTTGTTGGGGttttgcatgtgtatgtgtgtgagttcctttcattctctcttttccttttccttattttctttgcaGAATAGTGTTAGTGTATTGATAATCCTCATTTTCCTTGATCAGAAACACCTTTCATTAGATGATTGGCCACTGAGGCATCAGAGAAACTAGAAATCCCGGCAGTTTCTGGGGAAGTGAGATAAAGAACAGAGCCAAAGTTCAGACTTCCCAGAAAAGCGTCTTGTCTCTGGGTTAAGGTTTCTTAGAAGGGCCCCAAGGAATACTGTTTCCCTCTTGTAGATGGCATGATAGATCAAGAACTGAAAGAGGAGAGCCGGTTTGTTGGCTTAACAGGGTGCCAGGGGTGGATGCCCGTGGTGCTGGCTACCATCACAGTGGGAAGAGCTGCTGACATATGATTAGTGAATGAAAGCTTCGATTTTGCAGTAACCAGCCAAAATTGTGGGAGGGTAGCAGCTGCTGTACTGAGCAAAAGCCCTAGGAAGACCCTAAAGTTGTAGAATCTGCATATTTCCACCCACCCCTGCCTGGGAGGCCAGCTCAGAGCAGTCATTCTAGGACTTTCCTTCAGGCATCAGGAAGCCACGGATTGTGATTTGTTTAGATTCGTCTGAATGGTTAGGAGGCTGCCAAATCACACCGACAGCTGCAGTCAGTTGCTTTCTTCATGCTGTTCAATCCATGCCATACATGTTATCAGCAGCATCTCTGCTCCACCCTGAGTATCTCGGGAAATCGCTTGAACTTAGTTGAGAGTCAGAATTCTGAATCTGTTCCCTTTCACCAACATCACTGCATTTGTTCAACAAGGTTGTAATCTGGGcagttttagtttttatttatttatgcttttattGATTGAATCAATCCAGACGAAAAACTCTCCACCCCTCAAAAATAACCTTTTCTCTCAGAagaaataacaatagtaataacagCAGTGATGAGGAGAATTCTGAACACAGAATGGGATCCCTGTGTGCTAGAATTCTGCCAGAAGAATATAGATAGGGCTGGACTAGAATGAAACAGAGCTCTCTTGGATATAAGCAATATATCCtattccccagtttttttttttatcccaaataatatttattattcatgtcttttttcatttttacctaaGATCTATTTCCCAATATGCACTCTTCATGGAATCCCACTCTGTATCAAGGACAAATTtaaacaaaaacccaacaaattAACTATATCTGATAATGTATGCAACATCCTATGTCTGTAGACTATCACTTTACCTCTTTACTGTTTTCTGCCGGAGCTCTTCTCATGGCCAGGCAATCTCTTTGCTAGAGAAATCATGGATGAGATCCTGTTAATGTCTTAACTTAGAGAGCAGAAATTCTTTTTCATGcatttgtaaagtgaaaaatCCTTACTGACTGGGGGATAGGGAGTCATCTGGGAAGAAATCTCCCATCAATGTTTAAAGTAAGGGTAGAGTAGTCGAAATATTGGATTATAACAGTGTCACTTAACTATGTAAGTGTACCTGTCCACCAGGCAGAACACATCTGCTTGACATACACAGCTATGCTAAGTATAGCAAAGGAAAAGAGTATGAATTTGAATCTGGGATCTGTCTGCTCAAAGGTAAGGTAAGGTCAATGctagatgaattaaaaaaaaatcaacccaacaaagcatttatgaagcagcTATTATGAGTTAGGTCCTGGAATAAGAGCTAGGAATACAAGAAtgcttgccctcaaggaatttatggcATACCAAAGAAACAACATTTACTCACATAGATAATATAGACAGAGATAACATAAATAATAAGGACATATTAGCAGCTggaaggatcaggaaaggtttcatggaaAGCTATTTGAGCTGATCTTTGAAGGAAGGCTAGAGATTCTAAGGGACAGAGGTGATGAGAGGGCACAGCAGGTATGGTGTACAGCTTGTGCAAAGCCACAAAAGTGGGGAATGGAATTTTGCATATGAGGGACAGCCAGCAGGTCAATTTGATTAAATCATATATGTGTTAAAAGACCTGGAAaggtcagattgtgaagggcttagAATGCTTcctattttatcctggaggcaaaAGGGAGTCTCTGGAGCTTCCAGGGCATTGGACTAAGTTTTACTTGCACTTTAGAGATATCACTCTGTGGAAGATGGCCTGGGAAGTGGAAACTGGCTGCAGGAAAATCAATTAGGTTGTTCCTGCATCCTTTTGGGCAAAAGGTGAGGAAAACTTGAAGTAGGTAATACCTGCATGAGTAGAAATGGAGATGGATGCTGAGATGTTATGGAGGAAAATCAATGAAGACTTGGCAACTAACTAGATGAATGGGCCTCCAAGAAACCTTTGTGTTGCTTTTTGAGGCAAATAGAGCACAGCCATTTAACCAAAAACCCTCAGTGGTGTAGTGACATTTGATGCATTTTCCCTAAGCATTAGCATTAAGGCACTGTGGATGGTCATGCTTCCCAAGGAGCTGGAGAGCAGAATGGTTTGGGGGTGGTAGTTTGTTAGTGCAGCAAAGGTTCAAGGACTTGCAATACTGTTCATCACCAGGACTATGGGAGGACATCCAGGAAATCTTTTTGAGTAGAGGCTGCCATAGCTCACGAAGCCAACAGCTGACTTGGTGCCAACATCAGGAAGCTGCCATTCTATATGACGGAGATCAGTAAGTCAGACTTCAGTCACCCCCGAATCCTCAAATTAGGTTTCAGAGGCAGAATTCCGAGTCTTAGAATGTAAAgatattttagagatcatctcatgCAACCCCTTTGACAAAAGGGACTTGACAAAGGGGCAGACTACCCAATAAGTGTCTGAATTGGTTGCCCAGGTGCCTTGATTCCCACTGCTTTCCTATATATCAGGCTGTTTTCAAAAGGTCtgcccattttaaaaattcttgtctTTTGATTTGTACAAGTCATGtccccacatctcttccaactctacTACTGCACACTTCCCCTTCTAACAAATAAAGTTAATTAAAACCAActgaaacatttttcttctttcatccaccacctattgaaaaaatattctattgcCTTTTCTTTGGGACTAAGATAGGTCACTGCAGTTAATGAATTCAGCTCTGAagttttcatattcatttctagCCTTGCCCTATCAGATTTGCTTCAAACCCTCTCCCTTAAGCATCCTCTGCAAAGATATATTTCTGAttgtttccatattagtaatcTTGTAAGCTTTTTTgattcgattttttttttttggggggtggttaAATTTATACCTCACAAAGCAGTTCTTTATAGGGATTGTTTCAGACTTGCCTGATCATCTGCAGTATCTGGGAATTTGATTAACAAGTTATTAATTAAGCACACTGTATTATATGCAGACAATGTTAGATGCTggaaacacagaaaaataaaaatcttttaccTAAAGGAGTTGATATTctatggggaagacaacacataaatcaatagatatgtataaatacacataatgAATAAGGCAATTTTGGGAGGCAGAGCACTAAGAGCTGTGTGTTAGGGGTCTTGGGGTGGGGTGGAGCAAGTATCAGGAAAatcttcatgtagaaggtggtgTTTGAGTGAAGTCTGGAAGGAAACAAAGTAGTAAGTACAGTGAGTCCTTAGTTTGgaggaaaataaatgcaaaggcatggagagtGCCACATGTGAGAAACAGCAATGTCAATTTGGTTGTACTGGAGAGTTCAGGAAAAGCAGTAATgtataaaaagattagaaaggtaaGGGAGGGTTAAGTTGGGTTGGTCTTTAAATAACAAATAAGGGAGCTTATGTTTTATGCTAGGGGCAGTAGGGAGCTACTGCAGCTTATTTAACAGGAATGACGATCCATGCTTTTGGGTCAAGTGAtgcttctcttccctcttcccagtAGTAAGAAGGGCTGGGGAAGACAGCTGGAGTCGCTAGAGTTTTCCCAATCACCATTTTCAGATACCAAACACCCTGATTTAAATGAAGTATCTGTGACAAACACACAATGGAAGCTCTCAACAAGTCAGAAATAGCAGCCCTGCTCCTAGAGCTTCTATTATATACATTGTCTCATGggacaatgtctggcacatagcaacAAATGCTTACTCTATTTAATCTACCCATCTCTATCTACTCATAAAATATTAGGGCTAAGGGGCACCTGGATGGTACTAAGGAGTACCAGTGGATAGAGCCCCGGCCTGGGGACTTGTATTCAAagccagtcttagacacttaagtGACCCTGGTcacgtcacttaaccccaactaccttataactccctccccccaatattAGGATTAGAGGAGATTTTACCAATTATAAAATCCAATACccttatattacagatgagaaaaacttcGGCTTATTAGTTTATAACTTGCCCATGCTCACACAGTTAAACAAAGTCACAAAGCACTTTTGCTAATGTTTTTAGTAGctgtattttatataacattcaaGGTTCCCCCAACCCCTGGGCCCAACTTGTAGTAAAATGATGCTTCACTTTCTAGTAAACACAAGCACAGAAAACTGGAGCCAATCATTTAATGAGACCTACACACCTCATTGCACCTTGCAGCTGCTCTTGGAAACATTCCCTCTACTTCCCTGCATGGTTACCTGTAGATTTTCTCCCCAATGCTCACTCattagtggtggtggtggtttttcCCACAGAGGCCTGGATCAGACCCCATATCCCAAAGCCGAGATGAATCCCCCTCACATATCAGGACCTCCCTGAACTCTTGGCTccgatttctttttaaatcagcCTGCCCTTCGTGGACCACTCTTCTGGGGCAAGCACCGGCTAGGGGACAAGGGCTGTCCCTGGGGAGTAAGCACTTCGGACACCCAAAGTGTCATTTTCGCTGAAGGGGCTTCTCCCTTTTGTCCCGGGGCTGGGTGCCGAGGCCTGCTTCAGGCGTCTGTCATGCTTAGGTCCAAGGCCGCCACGAAGCTGTCAGACAGCTTGGTGGCAAGCTTATTTGCTCTCTTCtgcatcttcttcctcttcttgcaGGCTGCGGCCAGGCCCTGGCCCTGATGGAGAGGATCCAGGGCCCAGATTTCCTCCAgtcggggggtggggggtggttTCGGCCCAGTCTCCGCAGGCTTCTTGCTCTTGCCGTCCTTGGGCTCCACAGTGATGGCCCCAAACTCGGGATCTTTGTCTTCATCCATGCCAGATTCCAGATCTTCTTTGGCATCCCagaactcctcctcctcctcctcctgcatctcttcttccctttcactgGGAGGGTCCAAAGGCTTTTGGCCAAGGTCGTTGGACTGCGAGGGCATGCTGGCCAAGGCTTCCATATTGCCCTGCTCCAGAGCCTCGAAGTCAAAGGCTTTGCCCATCTCGGACACGATCTCGGCGCTGATGTGCGAGGGGAGCTGGTGCGTTTCCGGCGGGTGTGTGTAGTAGCTGATCCTGCCGTTCATCCAGTCGGTCAGCACGGCCCTGGCCGCGCTCTCGCGGTCAGGGGTCCCTCCCTTCTTCAGCCGGCCCAGCCTCTGCGCCAGGAGTGCCAGGAACTCGGTGGGGGTCGTAAAGTCGGCCACGCCATAGTGGCGTGAGAGGCGATCGTGGCTGCAGCGGCGCAGAATGGCCTCTACGGGGGTCACAGGGTCCGCCAGCTGCTCTACTTTGATGCAATTGCGCAGCACGAGCGCGCTGTCCGAGCTGGGGGCGGACAGCACGAGCCCCGGGCAGTCCAGCAGCGTGACATACTTGTCCAAGTGGACCTCCTGCAGGCACCGGGTGACCCCGGGGGTGGCACCCACGCTGCAGGCCCGCGCCCTCTTGAGACTGTTGATGAGGCTGCTCTTGCCCACATTGGGGAAGCCCACGACGCCCACTCGGATGGCCGTGCGCAGGTCCTGGCTGCGGCAGTAATTACCCAGAACCTTGAGCAGGCAGTCAGCGCCCACACAGGCGCCGCTGCTCAGCAGCCCGGCCGAGGCCTGCCGGGCGGGGACCCGGCTCTGTTGCAGGTGGCGCTGCTGCTGCTGCGTGCACGCCTTGAAGGCCACCGTGGGGAATTCGTTGCGCAGGTAGGCCAGCCACTTCTCCACCAGCTGCCGGGGCACCAGGTCGATCTTGTTGAGCACGAGCACCAGCTTCTTGCTGCCACGCGCCTGCAGGACGGCCTGCTCTACCTGCGGGCAGCGACAGCTCTGGGGATCGCGGGCGTCCAGCACCTCCAGCACCACGTCGGCCGCATCCACTACCTTCTTAAACTCGCGGTAATAGGCCTTGCGGGAGGCCTCGCGCTCCAGCTGCAGATACTGCTGCTGCTCTAAGGCGCGGAGGTCGTGCTCGCGCTGCTCGTGCTCGCGCTGCCGCCGCAGTGCCTCGCGCTGCAGGCTCTCCAGGCTGCGCCGCCGGACTTTCTCTTGCTCACGGGCCGCGCGCTGCTTCTCGCGAAGCTCCTCTTGCCGCTGCTTCCTCAGCTCGGCATCCCGGCGGGGCTGCGCGCTCGTGCCATCCTGGGAGAGGCCCTTCGGCGATTTTCCGCCGGAGCCGCGGGGCGCCGGCCGGCAGCGGCGCTTTGTCATCGCTTCAGGATCCGACCCCCGCCTCTAAGGGTTTCAGTACCTTGTTCGAGATGGTAGAGTTTTCGGTACCTCGTCCTAGAAAAGGATTGCGGTGGGCAGGGGAAGAGGGGATAAACGCGAATACATGCGCGCGCACGCGGCAGCTACACGTGGGTACGGATCTCGCTCCCGGGACGCAGACACACTAGTCGGGAGTTCCGGCAGGAGTGTTTGCGCCTGCGCGCGCACGCGCCGATGGCGCTCTGACTTCCCTGGATCATCTCAGCCTCCTGTAATGCGCAAGCACCAGAACAGCTGCTccactcttcccttcccctccctcacaGCGCTCCTCTATTCCTTTACATCCAATGCGTCTGCGCGGAAGGAAAAGCCTGGAGTGAAGGGAGGTTTGAAGGGAGTTTCTGTGCAATTACACCCGAAATCTCGGGCATCCTCCGAGAAGCCGCTGGAGGTGGGGAGATGAGACTTGGGTATCGCTAATTCACAAAGTGGGAGAGGCTGTGGTGGAGGGAGTAGTGAGCCCCTGTAGGGGGCGCCCCAATGTCCAGAGCGCGGGGATTGGAGTCGGGAAGACTCGAGCACAAGGGCAGACTcagacacttctagctgtgtgaccttcgcctaatctctgtctgcctcaatttttgtcactgcaaaatggggacaataattgCCCCTATTCCCAGGGATTGTGAGGATCAGCTGAACTTATGTCTATAAAGTGTTTATAAAGTGTCATGAAATTATAGTCTTATAAAATACATCTACTATATATACGCTAGATATTGTAACAAATTGTCATATATATTATTAAGTGTTATCTAGAGAGTAGTATTATAACTGTTTGTAACTGCAACCCCAAAGTCCATTGGTATGGGACTCTGGTGGAAAGCAAAGGACTTTGGGACGGGACTTACTTACATTTATTATAATTCTTAACTTTGTATCTCTAAACCCTAAACTCATTGACATTAGACTCCTCATTGGTGGAGAATGAAGGACTTTGGAACTGGGGTTACttacaataattattaaatttttaaccCTAGCCCCCAAATTCATTAATAATAGATTCTTTTCTCATTGGTGGAGACCATGGATCTTTGGGACTGGGGTTTGAAATACTATCCTCAAACCTATTGGTATTAAGCTCTCTCCTCATTGTTGGAGAGCAAGGGGCTTTGGAAGTGGGGTTacttatagttattattaaatttttaaccCCAACCCCCAAATGCATTGGTAATAAACTTTTCTCATTGGTGAACATCACAGGGCTTGGGGATTGGATATCATTAAATTTGTAGTCCCCAAACCTATTGGTATTAAGTGCTCTCTCTCACTGAGACAGAGCAAGGGGCTTTGAAACTGGGGctacatataataattattaaaattttaacccTAGCCCCAAAATCACTGATAATAGACTCTTTTCTCATTGGTGGAGACCATGGGACTTTGCGACTGGGGTTACTTATAATGATTATCATTCAATTTGTAATACTAGTTCCCAAACCTATTGAGAGACTGGGGTGACATAATAATTTTTAGTAGATTTTAAATTGTAGTCCTCAAACCCATTGGTATTAGAACAATGGCTGGGATTActtataatgattattattaaatttgtAACAGTAGTTTCCATACCCATTTGATTCCACATTGGTGGAGAGCAAGGAGCTTTGAAACTGGAGTTACTTATaattataagaattattattaaatttttaactGTAGCCTCCAAaaccactgtttttttttttgtattttgtgtatatatatatatatatatatatatatatatatatatatacatatacatatacatatacatatacatatatgtgccaaGGCATTGAATCCACATCACTACTCAGGCAGCTATCTCTGAAGCTTTAAACTTCAAGAAAAGGTGCCAGCTTGTATCCCAGAATTTTGCATAACAAAGAATAAGGGCAGTGAGGTGGCTCATGGATgaagcattgggcttggaatcaggaagactcaaagtGATGAGATGTAGATTTTGGGGGTCCTGGTTAGGGAACCAAAATAATGAGGACTGGGTTAGGGTAGTTAGGGTGTTAAATGATAAGGTTAGGGGCAGGTTTGGGGCTCAGGGAACCagatgaagaggtttggctcccttaAATCCCCTTAGGATTCGATGCATCTCTTgatgcagagagttgtgggaatccccttctggtggtacagaggtcctttgtaaaggaatttatgaacctgaaaagctagactgataaaaagaagtttattattgtcTTTGGGaaatcagcctttgctatgcatgaatagaaaggctgaattccttagtggcaagttctgacagagaagtaaagtttctagtagagagatcccaacagagagatataaagtcttaGGTGAGAGAGTTAAGAGAATAACACTGAAAGACAATATCATCTCAGCGGGCAGAGAttgctgctatgccagggatTGGCATGAAGGACCGAGCCCCAAGTTGCCGTTTTTATAAGCCTTGGCTACAACCTGGGGTTGCTGTTGATGGGGGCTGGTCAGTGCAGCATGAGCTAGaattaaatagaattgaatgactcttTAATTCAATAAGGTTGGAATTCTCCAGGTCTGGACTCAACTAGCCCTACCtagataacaaaatgaaattgtttGTCCTGTTTCCTTCCAGTGGGGTCTCACAGAGGCAAGGTTCAAAGATAATTTCTCCTTGAAGAGTTTTTCAGAGAGTTTTTGGGTCCCCTCGTTAAAAGCAGGTCCACCTCAGActcttactggctatgtgacactgggcaggtcacttcatcctgtttgcctcattttttcatctgtacatTGAGCCATAAAAGAAAGGGCAAACCtctgcagtatctctgccaagaaactccCAATGGAGTCACAGAAAGGAATACAACTGAACAGCAGCATAACCAGGAAATCATAGGTGTAGCCCCTCGCCTTACCTTTCCATATCATCCCATCCCAGATGAACCTTTCTGACTTAGCAGGATGACAGAGGTCTAGAGAAAGGAGGGGATTTAGCTGAAGTCTCAGATCCATCCAAGGTTCAAAACTAAACCTCCCTAGCTCTGAATCCAGTATTAATACCAGGCCCCTGGTGGACCCTCAGAGAGGCCAAGCAACTGGTCTAAAGATCGGATTGTAAGTAGCAAAGTTGAAATCTGAACTTAGGCCTTTTTGAGCCGAGATCCAaacttaaatacaatttaattggaagtttttttggtttgtttgttttttaaggcttTGTACTAGATATGGagatccaaaaacaaaacaagactgaCCCTgactcaaggagtttacattttttaaggaaaaaaagcacttacatgtaaaataaattcacaattcAAAGTGATTCAAGGTGAGGGAGGGCTCAGGTATAATGGAGGCAATTTTGACtatctaaatgctagctatcattattataatcatcctcatcattactttttttcttttttccctgaaaatgGCTATTAGTGGATACAAATaggtatatgtttatatttatacatctatacatacacatatgtaaaattattctatatatacttcaacttatctgttctttctctggctgtaaATAGCATCTTAAATCTTTGTCTATTATGGTTCAAAATGACTACTTCTCTCAAAGTTGGTCTTAAAACAC
Proteins encoded in this region:
- the GNL3L gene encoding guanine nucleotide-binding protein-like 3-like protein, giving the protein MTKRRCRPAPRGSGGKSPKGLSQDGTSAQPRRDAELRKQRQEELREKQRAAREQEKVRRRSLESLQREALRRQREHEQREHDLRALEQQQYLQLEREASRKAYYREFKKVVDAADVVLEVLDARDPQSCRCPQVEQAVLQARGSKKLVLVLNKIDLVPRQLVEKWLAYLRNEFPTVAFKACTQQQQRHLQQSRVPARQASAGLLSSGACVGADCLLKVLGNYCRSQDLRTAIRVGVVGFPNVGKSSLINSLKRARACSVGATPGVTRCLQEVHLDKYVTLLDCPGLVLSAPSSDSALVLRNCIKVEQLADPVTPVEAILRRCSHDRLSRHYGVADFTTPTEFLALLAQRLGRLKKGGTPDRESAARAVLTDWMNGRISYYTHPPETHQLPSHISAEIVSEMGKAFDFEALEQGNMEALASMPSQSNDLGQKPLDPPSEREEEMQEEEEEEFWDAKEDLESGMDEDKDPEFGAITVEPKDGKSKKPAETGPKPPPTPRLEEIWALDPLHQGQGLAAACKKRKKMQKRANKLATKLSDSFVAALDLSMTDA